A stretch of Lathyrus oleraceus cultivar Zhongwan6 chromosome 6, CAAS_Psat_ZW6_1.0, whole genome shotgun sequence DNA encodes these proteins:
- the LOC127095797 gene encoding uncharacterized protein LOC127095797 — MAKTAQNNHNGRAGGAPDEFRALGKFQRNNPPTFKGSHDPEGAQEWIKVTEKIFRVMACTEAQKVQFGTHMLSEEAEDWWDNTRQILEASGTEITWVVFRKEFLEKYFPEDVRGKKEIEFLELKQGNMTVAEYAAKFEALVKFCPHYNRADAETSKCLKFENGLRPEIKQGIGYKQIRRYAELVNKSRIYDEDSRARSAYYKSISEKKGKGQFRGKPYVTSVDKGKQKASDGKKTSGGGAPASVKCFKCGGLGHRANECNNKVMRCYNCGKTGHRVAKCKNDGPTCYNCGEQGHINTQCQKPKKTATTAAQTNGRVFTLSGSEVPKTDNLIKGTCFINNIELIAIIDTGATHSFISLECATGLGLKLSPLVGSMVIDTRLMVR; from the coding sequence ATGGCTAAAACTGCACAGAACAATCATAATGGGAGAGCAGGAGGAGCTCCTGATGAGTTTCGCGCTTTGGGAAAATTTCAGAGGAACAATCCACCAACTTTCAAGGGTAGCCATGACCCAGAGGGTGCACAGGAATGGATCAAAGTAACTGAGAAGATCTTCCGAGTGATGGCTTGCACAGAGGCTCAAAAGGTACAATTTGGTACTCATATGTTGTCAGAAGAAGCTGAGGATTGGTGGGATAACACGCGTCAGATATTGGAAGCTAGTGGTACAGAGATAACTTGGGTTGTGTTCAGAAAAGAATTCTTGGAGAAGTATTTCCCCGAGGACGTTCGTGGCAAAAAGGAGATAGAGTTCCTTGAGCTAAAGCAAGGGAACATGACTGTGGCAGAGTATGCTGCGAAGTTTGAGGCACTAGTGAAGTTTTGTCCCCATTACAACCGTGCCGATGCTGAGACTTCAAAATGTCTCAAGTTTGAGAATGGGCTGAGACCagagatcaaacaaggcattggaTACAAACAGATTCGTAGGTATGCTGAATTGGTGAACAAGAGTAGAATCTATGATGAGGATAGTAGAGCCCGGTCTGCTTACTATAAGAGTATTAGTGAGAAGAAAGGGAAGGGACAATTTAGAGGGAAACCTTATGTAACTTCAGTTGACAAAGGGAAGCAGAAGGCTTCAGATGGGAAGAAGACAAGTGGGGGAGGGGCTCCCGCTTCTGTCAAGTGCTTCAAGTGTGGCGGGTTGGGACACCGTGCTAATGAATGTAATAATAAGGTTATGAGATGTTACAATTGTGGAAAAACGGGTCACCGTGTTGCAAAGTGCAAGAATGATGGTCCGACTTGTTATAATTGTGGTGAACAGGGCCATATCAATACACAATGTCAGAAGCCAAAGAAGACGGCCACTACTGCTGCCCAGACTAACGGTAGAGTGTTTACCTTGAGTGGTTCAGAGGTTCCCAAGACAGATAACTTGATCAAAGGTACTTGTTTCATTAACAACATTGAGTTAATTGCTATTATTGAtactggtgctactcattcgtttatttctCTTGAGTGTGCTACGGGGTTGGGTTTAAAATTATCTCCTTTGGTTGGGAGTATGGTTATCGATACCCGGCTAATGGTTCGGTGA